The Sporomusaceae bacterium region TCGCCCCGCGCCAGGATGCCGCTGTGCAGCCCCAGGCAAGCTCCGCAGCTCGGCGCCAGCACCATCGCCCCCGCCGCCGACAGCGTCTCGATGACCCCTTCGCGGATAGCGCGGTGGTAAATCGAGCGCGACGCCGCCGAAACCAGCAGCCGCACCTCGGGGTGCACCCTGCGGCCCTTCAGCACCCGCGCCGCCTCCGCCAGATCGGCAAAACGGCCGTTTGTACACGACCCCAGATACGCCTGGTGGATAACCTCGCCCGCCGCCGACGTCACATCCACCACTCTATCCACCTCATGCGGCAGGGCGATCTGTGGCGCAAGCTCCGCAGCGTCGAAAGTAAACCGCTCGCCGTACGCCGCGTCCGCGTCGCTCAAAAGCGGTATCCCCGGCCGCGCCCCGATAGCGGCCAGATACGCCGCCACCTTCTCGTCCGGGGCGATCAGCCCCGCCTTCGCCCCCGCCTCCACCGCCATATTCGCGATCGTCATCCGTTCGTCCACCGACAGCGCGCTTATCGCCTCGCCCGCGAACTCCATCGCCTTATAAGTCGCCCCCGCCTGGCCGATCTCCTTGATCGTCCGCAGGATCAGATCCTTCGCGTAAACGCCCGGCGGCAGGCGTCCGTTCCAAACCAACAGCATCGACTCCGGCACCCGCAGCCATATCTGTCCCGACACCAGCACCCCCAGCATCTCCGTCG contains the following coding sequences:
- a CDS encoding 3-isopropylmalate dehydratase large subunit, with the translated sequence MTMAEKIIARAAGREAVRPGEFVWANVDTAMMDDLLGPRVVIADHIRRMGNRVWDRDKVVIISDHYSPAATISQAEILQFTRNWAKEYGIGRYYEGLGPCHQVLAEMGFDIPGTLMVGTDSHTTTAGAFGCFGTGIGSTEMLGVLVSGQIWLRVPESMLLVWNGRLPPGVYAKDLILRTIKEIGQAGATYKAMEFAGEAISALSVDERMTIANMAVEAGAKAGLIAPDEKVAAYLAAIGARPGIPLLSDADAAYGERFTFDAAELAPQIALPHEVDRVVDVTSAAGEVIHQAYLGSCTNGRFADLAEAARVLKGRRVHPEVRLLVSAASRSIYHRAIREGVIETLSAAGAMVLAPSCGACLGLHSGILARGERAISSTNRNFVGRMGHKEAEIFLGSPASVAAAAIEGRITDPRKFLQEG